In Juglans regia cultivar Chandler chromosome 13, Walnut 2.0, whole genome shotgun sequence, the following proteins share a genomic window:
- the LOC109010874 gene encoding uncharacterized protein LOC109010874 isoform X2 → MEMDLEESKHEEVPNCNSVCDRELVDCRCSELEERSKKAEGRCVELELDILKKKSENEALEAKLRALEIDRLAIEDRLKVLKRENDELKKCVCGFEGESKVSSRRERIVDLTAENEDEDNLFQVLIENKVLDCEKKRAESEVQVWKEKFKCLQATGTSLNDFPYKHDAHTKEKKKGVCLEYGRRARKQLTFEEEKSPNKKLAPSTPGGARPASICILDISDSENEQTTNIQLPASHNEGIQNVQILGDGTLASPVGSEKEVVYGNSSKQTNYDEEEVDAFNKNLLFTLPSRRKRVLNIVTSDSESDEDHIPISKLKRMRLQEKVPGQVVSELNGCSVTATTNLGDNVEGSVTPPRHRLATLRKCEGQGGVERNSSIQADESIYHRGIPTSNNVEADSEEFGSDSEGESLGGFIVESPDVSHADDASSESPEVSDENSDFGEILSKIQRRKDGKSKWEFEGDMLAELGKDTELCMKAVCALYRRQTSDEKSSKETFYYNHRGFSKFDAPRASSLAEFLTDGDPGGGLKKSVTELQQFNPKAVELCRTLATRYSKQLFEIYEINEDPHFLPS, encoded by the exons ATGGAGATGGATTTGGAAGAATCGAAACATGAAGAAGTCCCAAACTGTAATAGCGTTTGCGACAGAGAATTGGTAGATTGTCGGTGCAGTGAATTGGAAGAGAGGAGCAAGAAAGCTGAAGGGAGGTGTGTTGAGTTGGAATTGGATATTCTAAAGAAGAAGAGCGAAAATGAAGCACTTGAAGCCAAATTGAGGGCATTGGAAATTGACAGGCTTGCAATTGAGGATCGACTTAAGGTAttgaaaagagagaatgatgaacttaaaaaatgtgtttgcGGCTTTGAAGGTGAAAGTAAAGTTAGTAGTCGAAGAGAAAGGATTGTTGATTTGACGGCAGAGAATGAGGACGAAGATAATCTCTTTCAGGTTTTGATTGAGAATAAGGTTTTGGATTGTGAGAAGAAAAGAGCTGAGAGTGAGGTTCAGGtttggaaggaaaagttcaAGTGTCTGCAAGCAACAG GCACTTCTTTAAATGACTTTCCATATAAGCATGATGCTCatacaaaggaaaaaaagaaaggtgtCTGCTTGGAATATGGTAGGCGTGCTAGGAAACAGTTGACATTTGAAGAAGAGAAGAGCCCCAACAAAAAGTTGGCTCCATCCACTCCAGGTGGTGCTAGACCTGCTTCCATTTGCATTCTTGATATCAGTGACAGCGAGAATGAACAAACTACCAATATCCAATTACCTGCTTCTCATAATGAGGGCATTCAAAATGTTCAAATTTTAGGGGATGGTACATTAGCATCACCTGTGGGAAGTGAAAAGGAAGTGGTTTATGGAAATAGTTCGAAACAGACAAATTATGATGAGGAAGAGGTGGATGCTTTCAACAAGAACCTTTTATTTACTCTGCCTTCCAGAAGAAAACGAGTGTTGAATATTGTTACTAGTGACAGCGAGAGTGATGAGGATCATATTCCGATCTCTAAACTCAAGCGGATGCGTCTTCAGGAAAAAGTTCCTGGTCAAGTAGTTTCTGAGTTGAATGGCTGCTCAGTGACTGCTACCACTAATCTGGGTGACAATGTCGAGGGCAGTGTAACCCCTCCAAGGCACCGTCTGGCAACTTTGAGAAAATGTGAAGGACAAGGCGGGGTGGAAAGAAATTCTTCAATTCAGGCTGATGAATCTATTTATCATCGAGGAATCCCTACAAGTAACAATGTTGAAGCTGATTCGGAAGAGTTTGGGTCAGACAGCGAGGGTGAAAGTTTGGGTGGGTTTATTGTTGAGAGCCCTGATGTTTCTCATGCTGATGATGCTTCTAGCGAGTCACCAGAGGTATCAGATGAAAATAGTGACTTCGGtgagattttatccaaaattcaaCGGAGGAAAGATGGTAAATCAAAATGGGAGTTTGAgggggacatgcttgcagaatTGGGGAAGGATACTGAACTGTGCATGAAGGCTGTTTGTGCTCTGTATCGACGGCAAACTTCTGATGAAAAATCTAGTAAGGAAACATTTTACTACAACCACCGAGGTTTTAGCAAGTTTGATGCCCCAAG GGCTTCTTCTTTGGCCGAGTTTCTCACAGATGGAGACCCCGGAGGTGGTCTTAAGAAATCCGTTACGGAGTTACAACAGTTCAACCCAAAGGCAGTGGAGCTTTGCAGAACATTGGCAACTCGCTACTCTAAACAACTGTTTGAGATCTACGAGATTAATGAGGATCCTCACTTTCTCCCTTCTTGA
- the LOC109010887 gene encoding uncharacterized protein LOC109010887: MVYNYLQKLVHGAKLLETKQIGALYVNALLYHCSEVSHQEPLPREWYDHAFPKIIKLSHSLRNVDWVDGRLVDASNDSIVSDDQIEHRLRTFKSMARVFIGSPSVQRVVRENVTAFSVASANCTPLACFSAPSEREPMIVNSLTKVSNFLNISAQQRKLVRLTVCPQVTQQRIWTAALEEILNGLKIELDLLTCRRPSKGTEMGQQIVSSCLKFLADTVVASNHDSTSWMRLVPAKVVDSSASHKWEDVLEMFNDLIDCLKSEKELCFLLVKLEVMKEGLSQIKDVLIDKSIGYKEARHQESLVQKKLSKTLGHSSKCLFTLLLYYLCGHVRDVEVDICGGIYSIGEDRFCLCMGRILTTVEEKIVQRGVRQLDRALRLFKFVWETAGMKAVLELQGHLWCVGAEGRMLTYRENMYFLHGINP, translated from the coding sequence ATGGTGTACAACTATTTACAGAAGCTTGTCCATGGTGCAAAGCTTTTAGAAACCAAGCAAATTGGAGCTTTGTATGTCAATGCGCTACTATATCACTGCTCGGAAGTATCCCATCAAGAGCCTTTACCTCGTGAATGGTATGACCACGCTTTtccaaagataataaaattgaGCCACTCGTTGAGAAATGTGGATTGGGTTGATGGAAGGCTGGTTGACGCAAGTAATGATTCGATAGTCTCTGATGATCAAATCGAACACAGGTTGCGAACTTTCAAGTCCATGGCCAGGGTCTTTATTGGGTCTCCATCAGTTCAGCGAGTGGTTCGGGAAAACGTAACGGCCTTTTCGGTGGCGAGTGCCAACTGCACACCACTTGCTTGTTTCAGTGCACCTAGTGAAAGAGAGCCCATGATTGTGAATTCGCTTACCAAAGTGAGCAACTTCCTTAACATTTCCGCGCAGCAAAGGAAGCTCGTTCGTCTCACGGTATGCCCGCAGGTCACGCAACAGCGGATATGGACAGCTGCACTTGAGGAGATActcaatggattgaaaattgaGTTGGATTTGTTAACTTGTCGACGCCCAAGCAAAGGGACCGAGATGGGTCAGCAGATAGTTTCTAGCTGTCTAAAATTCTTGGCTGACACAGTCGTTGCCTCTAACCATGACTCCACTTCATGGATGAGGCTTGTGCCTGCAAAAGTTGTTGACTCTTCTGCTTCACATAAATGGGAAGACGTGCTTGAGATGTTCAATGACCTCATTGATTGTTTGAAGAGCGAGAAGGAATTATGTTTTCTTCTGGTGAAGCTAGAGGTCATGAAAGAGGGACTTTCTCAAATCAAGGATGTATTGATTGATAAAAGTATAGGGTACAAGGAAGCTAGACATCAAGAGAGTCTAGTACAGAAGAAGCTCTCCAAGACACTGGGTCATTCATCCAAGTGCTTGTTCACACTTCTGTTATATTATCTATGCGGACATGTTAGAGATGTCGAAGTGGATATCTGTGGTGGAATTTATAGCATTGGTGAGGATAGGTTTTGCTTGTGCATGGGAAGGATTTTGACTACAGTAGAGGAGAAGATTGTCCAAAGAGGGGTGAGGCAGTTGGATAGAGCTCTTCGGCTTTTCAAGTTTGTATGGGAAACTGCCGGGATGAAGGCAGTTTTGGAGCTGCAAGGCCATTTATGGTGTGTTGGGGCTGAGGGCAGGATGCTTACGTATagagaaaatatgtactttttacaTGGGATAAATCCTTGA
- the LOC109010867 gene encoding probable polygalacturonase encodes MERSIGFRASDVIQTILAVLVLGTVSLRVIECKQGSVPDALHYSAINCRKHSALLTDFGAVGDGKTLNTKAFKAAIDSLSKYASDGGAQLIVPPGKWLTGSFNLTSSHFTLFLHKDAVILASQDEAEFPLVSTLPSYGIGRDGNGDGRFSSLIFGTNLTDVVITGNNGTIDGQGKIWWDKFHQGQLNFTRPYMIEILYSDNIQISNLTLINSPSWFVHPTYSSNVLIQGMTILAPVDSPNTDGIDPDSCTNTRIEDCFVVSGDDCIAVKSGWDQYGIKFGMPTKHLIIRRFTCISPDSATIALGSEMSGGIQDVRIEDITAINTQSGIRIKTAIGRGAYVKDIYARRMTFTTMKYVFYISSAYNQHPDTGFDPKALPEVKGINYKDVVATNVTYTARLDGIPNDHFTGICISNATISLSEMPKELQWNCSNIAGVTSNVTPKSCNLLPEKEKVDCAFPEDRLPIEDVHLKTCSTTETA; translated from the exons ATGGAGCGGTCTATAGGATTCAGAGCATCCGAT GTTATTCAGACAATCTTAGCTGTTCTTGTGCTGGGAACAGTAAGTTTAAGGGTCATAGAGTGCAAACAAGGTAGCGTTCCGGACGCCTTACACTACAGTGCAATAAATTGTCGAAAGCACAGCGCACTTTTGACGGATTTTGGAGCAGTTGGTGATGGAAAAACATTGAACACTAAGGCTTTTAAGGCTGCAATTGATAGCCTCAGCAAGTATGCATCAGATGGTGGGGCACAGCTTATTGTTCCTCCTGGAAAATGGTTAACTGGGAGCTTTAATCTCACCAGCAGCCATTTCACCCTCTTTCTTCACAAGGATGCGGTTATTCTTGCATCTCAG GATGAGGCGGAATTTCCACTTGTTTCTACATTGCCTTCTTATGGGATAGGAAGGGATGGAAATGGAGATGGACGGTTCAGCAGCCTCATATTTGGTACAAACCTCACCGATGTCGTAATCACCG gTAACAATGGCACGATCGACGGCCAGGGTAAAATTTGGTGGGACAAATTTCACCAGGGCCAATTGAATTTCACCCGACCGTACATGATTGAAATTCTGTACTCTGACAATATCCAAATATCTAATCTTACTCTAATCAACTCTCCCTCGTGGTTTGTCCATCCGACTTATAGCAG CAATGTGCTAATCCAAGGGATGACAATCCTTGCCCCTGTTGACTCTCCTAACACTGACGGGATAGACCCAG ATTCATGCACAAATACTCGTATTGAGGACTGCTTCGTAGTCTCAGGGGATGACTGCATTGCCGTGAAAAGTGGTTGGGATCAATATGGCATTAAATTTGGAATGCCCACAAAGCACCTAATCATCAGAAGGTTTACCTGCATATCCCCCGACAGTGCCACCATTGCTCTAGGCAGTGAAATGTCTGGTGGAATTCAAGATGTTAGGATTGAAGACATCACAGCCATTAACACTCAATCGGGTATTAGAATCAAGACTGCTATCGGTAGAGGAGCTTACGTGAAGGATATCTATGCAAGAAGAATGACCTTCACGACAATGAAGTACGTTTTCTATATATCAAGCGCTTATAATCAACACCCTGACACTGGTTTTGACCCAAAAGCTCTTCCGGAGGTTAAAGGAATAAATTACAAAGATGTGGTGGCGACAAATGTTACATATACAGCAAGACTTGATGGGATTCCCAACGACCATTTTACAGGAATATGCATTTCTAATGCGACTATCTCATTGAGTGAGATGCCAAAGGAATTGCAGTGGAATTGCAGTAATATTGCTGGAGTGACGAGCAATGTGACTCCTAAATCCTGCAATTTGTTGCCCGAAAAGGAAAAAGTTGATTGTGCCTTTCCTGAGGATAGGCTGCCCATTGAGGATGTACATTTGAAGACTTGTTCAACTACCGAAACTGCCTAG
- the LOC109010874 gene encoding uncharacterized protein LOC109010874 isoform X1 — MEMDLEESKHEEVPNCNSVCDRELVDCRCSELEERSKKAEGRCVELELDILKKKSENEALEAKLRALEIDRLAIEDRLKVLKRENDELKKCVCGFEGESKVSSRRERIVDLTAENEDEDNLFQVLIENKVLDCEKKRAESEVQVWKEKFKCLQATAGTSLNDFPYKHDAHTKEKKKGVCLEYGRRARKQLTFEEEKSPNKKLAPSTPGGARPASICILDISDSENEQTTNIQLPASHNEGIQNVQILGDGTLASPVGSEKEVVYGNSSKQTNYDEEEVDAFNKNLLFTLPSRRKRVLNIVTSDSESDEDHIPISKLKRMRLQEKVPGQVVSELNGCSVTATTNLGDNVEGSVTPPRHRLATLRKCEGQGGVERNSSIQADESIYHRGIPTSNNVEADSEEFGSDSEGESLGGFIVESPDVSHADDASSESPEVSDENSDFGEILSKIQRRKDGKSKWEFEGDMLAELGKDTELCMKAVCALYRRQTSDEKSSKETFYYNHRGFSKFDAPRASSLAEFLTDGDPGGGLKKSVTELQQFNPKAVELCRTLATRYSKQLFEIYEINEDPHFLPS; from the exons ATGGAGATGGATTTGGAAGAATCGAAACATGAAGAAGTCCCAAACTGTAATAGCGTTTGCGACAGAGAATTGGTAGATTGTCGGTGCAGTGAATTGGAAGAGAGGAGCAAGAAAGCTGAAGGGAGGTGTGTTGAGTTGGAATTGGATATTCTAAAGAAGAAGAGCGAAAATGAAGCACTTGAAGCCAAATTGAGGGCATTGGAAATTGACAGGCTTGCAATTGAGGATCGACTTAAGGTAttgaaaagagagaatgatgaacttaaaaaatgtgtttgcGGCTTTGAAGGTGAAAGTAAAGTTAGTAGTCGAAGAGAAAGGATTGTTGATTTGACGGCAGAGAATGAGGACGAAGATAATCTCTTTCAGGTTTTGATTGAGAATAAGGTTTTGGATTGTGAGAAGAAAAGAGCTGAGAGTGAGGTTCAGGtttggaaggaaaagttcaAGTGTCTGCAAGCAACAG CAGGCACTTCTTTAAATGACTTTCCATATAAGCATGATGCTCatacaaaggaaaaaaagaaaggtgtCTGCTTGGAATATGGTAGGCGTGCTAGGAAACAGTTGACATTTGAAGAAGAGAAGAGCCCCAACAAAAAGTTGGCTCCATCCACTCCAGGTGGTGCTAGACCTGCTTCCATTTGCATTCTTGATATCAGTGACAGCGAGAATGAACAAACTACCAATATCCAATTACCTGCTTCTCATAATGAGGGCATTCAAAATGTTCAAATTTTAGGGGATGGTACATTAGCATCACCTGTGGGAAGTGAAAAGGAAGTGGTTTATGGAAATAGTTCGAAACAGACAAATTATGATGAGGAAGAGGTGGATGCTTTCAACAAGAACCTTTTATTTACTCTGCCTTCCAGAAGAAAACGAGTGTTGAATATTGTTACTAGTGACAGCGAGAGTGATGAGGATCATATTCCGATCTCTAAACTCAAGCGGATGCGTCTTCAGGAAAAAGTTCCTGGTCAAGTAGTTTCTGAGTTGAATGGCTGCTCAGTGACTGCTACCACTAATCTGGGTGACAATGTCGAGGGCAGTGTAACCCCTCCAAGGCACCGTCTGGCAACTTTGAGAAAATGTGAAGGACAAGGCGGGGTGGAAAGAAATTCTTCAATTCAGGCTGATGAATCTATTTATCATCGAGGAATCCCTACAAGTAACAATGTTGAAGCTGATTCGGAAGAGTTTGGGTCAGACAGCGAGGGTGAAAGTTTGGGTGGGTTTATTGTTGAGAGCCCTGATGTTTCTCATGCTGATGATGCTTCTAGCGAGTCACCAGAGGTATCAGATGAAAATAGTGACTTCGGtgagattttatccaaaattcaaCGGAGGAAAGATGGTAAATCAAAATGGGAGTTTGAgggggacatgcttgcagaatTGGGGAAGGATACTGAACTGTGCATGAAGGCTGTTTGTGCTCTGTATCGACGGCAAACTTCTGATGAAAAATCTAGTAAGGAAACATTTTACTACAACCACCGAGGTTTTAGCAAGTTTGATGCCCCAAG GGCTTCTTCTTTGGCCGAGTTTCTCACAGATGGAGACCCCGGAGGTGGTCTTAAGAAATCCGTTACGGAGTTACAACAGTTCAACCCAAAGGCAGTGGAGCTTTGCAGAACATTGGCAACTCGCTACTCTAAACAACTGTTTGAGATCTACGAGATTAATGAGGATCCTCACTTTCTCCCTTCTTGA